The genomic stretch AATATCTTGGAGTGGCCATAACTGCTggaagattaaagaagaaggacTGTGCTGAGCTGGTGGATAAAATTGTTGAGAGAATTAGAAGCTTGGGGGCTCAAAGACTGTCTTATGCTGGGAGACTTGTCTTGGTTAATGCTGTCTTAACCTCTATGTACACATATTGGGCCTCAATGTTTGTCCTACCTAAGGGGGTGTTGACTAAGGTGGATGCTATTTGTAGGTCTTTTTTATGGGAGGGTAAGTCAGAATATTCAAGAGTTCCTCTGCTGAGTTGGGCAAAGATCTGTATGCCAGTAAAAGAGGGAGGTTTAGGCATAAAACAGAGTGGTTATTGGAACAAAGCCTCTATAGGGAAACTTGTATGGTGGATAGCAGCACATCCTGATAAGCTTTGGGTTCAATAGGTCCACCACGTGTACTTAAAAGGAGTCAATTGGTTTGATTATAGCCCTCCTGTGATTCTGTTGGCACTGGCGAAAAGTGTGTCGTGTCAAGGATCTGATTAGAGAAGGTTTTGATGATGGACTGTGGATTATAGGATCAAGAGGGTATACTGTTAAGAGCTGCTATGATTGGTTAAGGGATAAGAATGTTCAGGTTGATTGGCACAAGGCTGTTTGGTGTAGGATGGCTTTACCTAAGCACTCTTTTATTGCCTGGCTAATCTCAAATGGGGCACTTCAACTGAAGGATAAACTGGCTAGGCTGCAGATATCACAAGATGATATATGTTGTCTCTGTCAGTCAGCGTCTGAAACACACCATCATTTGTTTGAAGACTGTCAATTTAGCAGGAATCTATTACAAGGAGCTAGTTCTGGCCGAGTTCGATCTTACGCAGAGGAATGTATTGCATGTTATCAATAGGAAAAGATGGAGCTCGGTCGTAAGTTGTGTCTTGCTCTTTTGTCTTAGCGTCTTTGGTACATGGCTTGGATGCAAAGAAATAGTGCTCGTCTGGAAGGGGTTGTTACCAGGCCTGAACTGGTAAGCCAACAGATTAGGAGGATGATCTTTTGTAGATTTAATGAATGTAAGCCTCGTATACTGTGCCCCAAAGATAGATTATGGTTGTGTAAGGTGCAATTTATTTGATATTAGCACAAAAATGATGTAAGGTCTCAAAAAACATATTGTAATTGCCGTTTCTAATGGAAAGcttacattttagcaaaaaaaaaaaaaaaaaaaagggtaaagtaagtaataagatggtattgggttccaagtgtaagcagaagtttgatttctcttcgtttAAAAGTGCATATACGAGAATGTCTCCTACAGGAGTAGTTGAGGTAGTTGAACGTTTGTCATACGAACAGAGGTGCGCGCTAGAAGAGATTAGATTTAGTGGgctgttttggttaagagttcgttCCATTCCTTTAAAGCTTGGGTACTGGTTAATTAAGCAGTATAACCCATACCAAAACTG from Silene latifolia isolate original U9 population chromosome 5, ASM4854445v1, whole genome shotgun sequence encodes the following:
- the LOC141655398 gene encoding uncharacterized protein LOC141655398, whose amino-acid sequence is MDLMKAYDFVILEVCAGAASAYNFPPSFSKLLMECITSASFSLSLNGELFGFFPGKRGLRQGDPVSPLKSYAYFSGVKTQLKQDILTISGFKEGTLPFKYLGVAITAGRLKKKDCAELVDKIVERIRSLGAQRLSYAGRLVLVNAVLTSMYTYWASMFVLPKGVLTKVDAICRSFLWEGKSEYSRVPLLSWAKICMPVKEGGLGIKQSGYWNKASIGKLVWWIAAHPDKLWDLIREGFDDGLWIIGSRGYTVKSCYDWLRDKNVQVDWHKAVWCRMALPKHSFIAWLISNGALQLKDKLARLQISQDDICCLCQSASETHHHLFEDCQFSRNLLQGASSGRVRSYAEECIACYQ